A single region of the Candidatus Zixiibacteriota bacterium genome encodes:
- a CDS encoding IS3 family transposase, with the protein EYIEVFYNRQRRHSAAGSHSPAEFERLTPLIN; encoded by the coding sequence TTGAGTATATTGAAGTGTTTTATAACCGTCAGCGCCGACACTCGGCGGCGGGCTCACACAGCCCGGCTGAGTTCGAGCGACTGACACCATTGATTAACTGA